In the genome of Parus major isolate Abel chromosome 3, Parus_major1.1, whole genome shotgun sequence, the window TCATAAgccttttggttttttccttaaatgaaCACTTTTTGAACGGTAATCTTTTGTATATTCTCATAGAGAAACTAGTTTCTATCAGTattaacacatttttcaaaatatttatattcacaTATAGATATCTTCATATGCAGATTTTGCTCTAACAGTGACACTAACTAACCTGGAATAGTGTTAAACATTCAGAAAGTTTGCCTCAACAATCTTcatgaaatacaaatacagtTTCTGAATATAACTTAAAATACAGGCaacaatttaatatttcagataacagaatttttcttccttaggaAGACTATGATCGTCTGAGACCTTTATCTTACCCTATGACCGATGTCTTCCTTATCTGCTTCTCAGTGGTAAACCCTGcttcatttcaaaatgtgaaGGAAGAGTGGGTACCGGAGTTGAAGGAATATGCACCTAATGTTCCCTTTTTACTAGTAGGAACACAGGTATATTTGGTTCTGTTCTACTTTATTTACACAATTAGGATCATTATATGGTGCCTTTTTTTCTGGGCTGGAAGTTCAGGCCCAACAGCACCTCCTTCTGCCTTTGGAGGAATAAGCCTTACAGGTGGCAGAAACACATAGATATGTGTTGATCTCAAATGAGCATCTATGTTTTGCTAAAAAAACTTATGTCCATTGTAAATAGGGTGTCAAGATGGACTGCATGTTTCCCATGTGACTATCTAAAAAGTCATGGGACTTACGGAACAAAATTGTCTGCTCATGACCACGTTACTGGAATTACTTGGGTCTACAGCTATTAGTCACATGCAATATTTgctgaagcaaaggaaaaggggagaagTGAGAAAATTTCCTCTTGCTTCTTGTGGGTAGTGGACTGCGCTTCATTTATGGAGTGACCCACATGTTGGTGTTACCTTTGGGTTAATCTTTCTGCCACTGCTTTTGGTATTCTAAGATGATCACATCTAACTGAAGCGCTGAATTACAGaataaatgtttcttccttCTGGATTAAAGATTCACATCTTAAATTTAGGGCTTTTGAATCAGGAAGGGTCCACAATCTGAATCATGACACAACCCCATTTTTACAGAGATAATATTCCATTGAATAATTCTCCTTTAAAAAGAGGGTATCATATTGCCTGCAGACTTTTGTTTAGAGAAAGTATTCCAGCATGACTTCAATTTTTCTTGCTAGATTGATCTCCGTGATGACCCAAAAACTCTGGCAAGACTGAATGATATGAAAGAGAAGCCCGTATCTGTGGAGCAAGGACAGAAGTTAGCAAAAGAGGTAAACTGGATACTCATAAATGAAACCAAGCAacaaagaacaacaacaacagaacaCTCCTATTTCTACTTGACTTTGTCTTCCTTTAGAACTTTTATGTGTATCTTTTAGCAGTCCACATGTGAAATCTTGTGACTGCTTACCAGTTATTTACACTTATTTACATTAATGAATATAGGTAACAAGCAGACCTATGTAATTACACTTTCTTGTCAGTAACAGTTCTAATTTTCAGTGTAGACACTTGTAAGAGCTATACAAGCTATATAAATATTAGTCAAAGATAATTAAAATCCACAGACTGGTTGAGGTTGGAATCAAGATGTTGGAAGCATCTTTTAGACATTATTTGAGAATGTTATACTACCATTGTAACTACTGTGTAGATAATGCGTATCAGGACACTTACAGAgcctttatttttgaaacacaaatGGGTCATGTAATTCTTTTTTGCTCTTCAATTATCAACCATATCTTAGGCCTCCACTGCCAATCTAAAGAACTTATTTGTTTCCCACAGAAACCAACAAACTTAAACACCTTCCAGATCTTTGGACAAAAGacaaatcttattttctcctaCAAGGGGGTGCACATGGAGATAACTTTTTTAGATTGCAGCCAAACATTGTAATGTTGCATTGGcggggggggcggggggagcaGAAGTGCCCAGATGGAATTGAACAGCTGAGGTATACTGCTATTGAATTAACTTATTTTCTTGACAGATAGGAGCCTACTGCTATGTGGAGTGTTCAGCTTTAACACAGAAAGGACTGAAGACTGTTTTTGATGAAGCTATTATAGCCATTCTAACTCCAAAGAAACACACAGTGAAGAAGAGAATAGGTTCAAGATGCATAAACTGCTGTTTGATCACGTGAGAGACATTTGACAATGGCCAGGCTTACTGTGAAATTCTACTGATTTTAAGTACAATGCATTAAGTACATAGTGAATTTGTTCCAGGTTTGAAAGTCAAACCTATGATTCTGCCTTCTACAACCAGTGAAATCCAGAGGAATAAAATCAAACTCAACGAACTTGTAATAAGAAGCCACCACATctgttacaaatattttattcagacTGGAAGGTACAATCTCTCAGGGTTACACAGTCTAGAGGAAGCAAAAACTGCACCACGCTGAAATGGCATCTGTGTGATTTTATTGAGTGGAGATGCTTGGCCTGAAATACTCTAACTGAATTTGGACAGCCTTCTGCTttgactatatatatatatctatatatatatctttaaaaaccccaacttttGCACAGTCTGTATGGAATCTGCACAAAGAAATACCTTGTCTCTTTTTGCTCGTTATCTGCTTTTGTATGTGAGCTGCTTCCGGTTCCAGTGTATCCACAGAGGTGCAATAATCAGACCAGCCATATAGCCAAAGGTAGCTCCGAGGGAACAGGAAATGGGCCATACCTGAGGGGAGAATGCAAGGTAAAAGCAGACAATGAGGAAAATCTGTGGGTTTTTGTACTTCATGAGCACAAAGTCTAGGTACTGCAAGACAGTAGTCATATTCTACTTTAAAGCTTGATGTGCTTTCCTAAAAATGCCAAAGGCATAACAATCATCTTCATAAACACTAAATACCATTgtacaatttttaattaatatgcATTAAAATGTAAGCAGGCTTCTGGCTATTGCAGACTTTAGTTTGATAGTCCAAAAACtctatggaaaaaaacccttagaGGTATTTATAGCCCCTAAAGCATTCAGCTGACCTAACTTCCTACTGTGCTGCACACATTTGGACACCTACAGATTTCTCAGCAATTTCTCCTTTCAATCTCTCATGGTGTTTTGAAACTTTTAGGTGTGTATAGATGAATTAGTAGTATTCAAATAAGGCCAGAGACTGTGATGGATAGAggtttgttggcttttttccttgaaaagtaTGTAAGAGGATTAATTTTCCCTCTGGCTAGCAGTAGGGAGGGAACACAAATTTGGAAGCTGACTGAACATCTTACACCCAGATCATCAAACTTTCAGTAAGCTAGTAATGTCAAAGAGAGCTTTAATTATATGCTCTATTTTACAGTATAAGAAAAGGAAGCCAACTCAATAGAGCTGACTCACTTTAACAAACCATCTTGTACTGAGCCAGAGTAATAATAGAATTCTCCCCTGCacccccccccctttttttttttaattggtatTGATTTGCAGGGAGGAGTGACCAAATGAAGACTTAACCAGTTTGTCATCAGATGCAGCTTATAGTACCAGTCCACTACATATTGCAGTTGATGACTCTCAACTAAGATGgtaattcatttatttattttagaagaaacaGAATTCCCAGGCCTCTTCAAAATTCTCCTTTGCACTGGTTTTTTCCAGGACAGTTTTGTAGTTCCTGCTGTGTAGTGCATATTCCTAAAGCAAGTACAGACTGgcctctccttttattttttaagttaagGGGGTATTTACCCCTCTATAGTAGTTGAGACTGAGAAATGCGCTTAGACCATAGAAGAAATAGCCCAGTCTCCAGCCTTCTTTTCTACTTCATTTTGACTTGCAATTCATGAATATCATGAATATCAAATGAACTTAAAACAGTAATGGTACTGGCTCCtcctttcattcattttcctAGCTCTGATTCTTCTCTTTACTTCATTATCAcataaaagaatatatttcttcACATCCTTTGATCATGGGAATTTTAACTATGAATAAGAGTAATGTATTTTGTCCTCTTTCATCTTCAACCTCCTCAGTTGTTTCATCTTCACATTCCTTAGCATTTACAGCTTTATATGTTATCTGGAGGTCTTAAGGAGTGTAGCAAAGTTGACTATTAAACAAGGTGCCTTAGGTACTCTTTATTGACCTTGTTTCATTCTTTCACTTTCATAcattctgtctctgctgcttgtttttgttgctgAGTATTTCAGCAGTTGCCTCTCAAGCCAAagatttgcttgtttttattcatttactGTGTATTGCAGATCATCTATAAAAAGCCTTGAGAGGCTTTGGCATGGTAAggtacaaaatatatttcaaactCACACAAGTTTGGGGCTTTGGCTAAACTTACACTTCAGGCGGATCTTTTCAACTtctaaatgaaatgaaattattcctAGCATTTTGCATATTAACACATATCTAAAggacaaaacaataaaaaaagtcCCTGAAACCCTTTCGCCCACAGTAACATTTAGATGGaacacaagtaatttttttatccaCTGATGAAGTCAAATACCACTCTAATATCCACAAAACTACGGACAAAGGTTTCTTAACTTGGTGGTGCTTTTACATCAAATGTGCTGAGTGATCAATGATCAATCCTTCATTAAATTTTTACCTACATTAGGTGAATTTGTAGTCGCCTATTTGCTTTACAGAACTATAGGTACATAGATGATGGACTCTGAATTGATCATATTCCCTTAACTAGAGAGAAAATATCTCTGATGACCCAATGACCCTGTATACTGTGCTATTTTGTGTATCATGGGTGATTATTGATATGATTAAAAAGATTTCTGATGACTGTTGTAGCCTCTTGCACCAGACTGAACTGCAACTCGGGATGTGTTTTTTCAATAGCTATGTaacttttaatattaattatgcCTCTGTCTGTCTTCTAAAACATTCaatttttgctttggtttttaaaagtCAGTGTTACCTTACATAAGTTTCAGGCTATCGTAACAGTTGAATCTCTGACCTCTGAACACTCACAAATGGCAGGTGGCAAAGATACggagcaaagggaagaaaacataaaacatgcCATCTCCCATATATGAATAAGACAGAAAGAGACACCACCTCATCCCTTTTAGTGGCATGGAACAGAAGGGTATTAGCAGGTATTTATTCTTACTGTGCTGCTTGGACACCCCAAAGTAGCTCTGAGGGCATTTTGGCCTTTTGAAAACTCCCTAAGCACAGCAGTTAAAAGCCTGGACTTAAGAGCATTGCTGTCCTTATGCTATTTTGTGTAACCCTCATCACAGGGCAAAACCCCCTAACAAACATGAAATAATACCAGTTTTACACCTTATATTCTTGACTGATGGCTTTTAGGCTACACATAGCCTGAGGCATCCATGGGTATATCTAAAGCAGCAAGTTATCAAAGACAGATTAAGGCTATGGCTCTTAAGCACATCAGCTGCACTGAAATAACACCACTTTCACATGCTTTTGACTGTCTATGAAAATGGGTTACTGCTTTCTATGGAAGTGGGttgctttattttgtattaGATGCTGGCCTCATTTTTATGAGATCAAATCACTTTCTTTTGgaccttttaaaattacttgaCTTACCCAATTGGCCTGCTTTTGCCCTCTCTTTCATAAAATCTCAAACTTGGTTTAAAGTCCTTGACTTGGTATGAACTGCTGGTAAGTGATAAAAATGTAAGCAGCAaatatctgtctgtctgtttcAAGAAATTCCATTCTGCTAGCTCAAAATATGCAACTTGTAATACACCCCTGTCATCCCCTGAGAACTTTTCAGCTCAGTTCCTCCTATATCATGCTCCCTTCTGCCTTGAGGAAGCTCACATATCCTGCCCCGTTACTGATGTCATGTCTGGGCTGGGTCAGCAGCAGGGGAACAAGATGTTAGGCCACATGGCCTGGCTGCACTTTtgttgaggggaaaaaaggctgaTATGCGAGAAAAGTGAGGGGAGCGCAGGAGATagaacagaacatttttcattaagcTGTCATGAAATGTCTTATCTGTCTCAGCATCTGGGAAGCAGAAGCTACCATTTTCACAGCCTAACAAAGAAGAATCAGTTTACATATCAAATGCATGATGAAAAGGGCAATTTTAACAACCTGTAGATGATTACTAGGAACCTGAACAGCAGcttagcaaaaataaatcttaacaagaataaaaaatgcattttaatggaCAGAACATGAGCAAGTGTTTAATGCAAAATGATTCTGACTTCTGCtattcatttaaattttctttttgtcttttcatctGGCAGCAGTGTTAGGACTTCATAGGAATTTCTTTAGACTAGATAAATAGACACAGCAGAACTGCAAGGTTTTTAGTATATATTAGAGCTCATTTTAAGAATTATGACTCAAAATAGGAATTGCCAACCTTTCAGGACAAAATGAGCTGGTTTTCCACAATGCTCTTTAGAACACCTAAGATTCTATGATGTGAGAATGCTTAGCATATTGCATGGAAAGCAGAGCATGTTGCAGGATCCCAGCAAAGCATCTTAGCTCTGCTGGACTGTGCATGTAGCTAGCTAAACCAGAATTCGGACTGCATGACAGCTTTGTCATCTATTAAAAAGTCTTGCATCCCATGCAAAGGAATTACATAGACACTGATAAAGACATAAAGGCCAGATTCTTATAGACCAGAGGAACAACATCAAGTTTTTAAAGATGTTATGAAGtaagcagctgcctgctggaacTTTCATTATACAAATGCAAATACAGTGAGGCAAACTACTGTACTTACTTATCTTTTTAGTAAACTTAAGAGTGTTTTTCTCATATTcctaaacattattttttgtatgCTTACTGTTTCAAAAGGCTAATTTCTGACTGTCAATTAGAAGGCTatgtaataatttttgtttcattttaaaactgaataaatgAGCACAATTATTTTCCCTCCCTGTTTCTAACATGCCTTAAATTCCTGATTGTTTAGTCTGTactgttttaaaaacttcagtACATGCCTTTAATCTGTTTGGTTGCATGCACACATTAGCTACAAGTGTCTTATCACATTGTACAGAATGTGTGTGTTGACAAGCACACACCAAGAAGCaagtgtgaggtttttttcaggctgGTATTTGTAACTAGAAGTTGGTTTCATGGATTTGTGTTCTAAAGTTATAGCAAGCATAACTGCCTTTGATCTCACCATTAATATTTACATTGATAAAACACATTATTAAATAAACAATGATAACCACACTAAAGTGGAACAAGCTTCTACCTCTGTTTAGAACAACTCCAACTGCGTATTATCCCTCCTCACATTAAGCAGCTACTCTTATAACAAAACTTTCACAGCAGGTAGTAGATCCAAAAAAGAATACAAGAAGGAAACTCTCTGAGCTGTGTTAAGAAGAACTAAAGTAGAGTGAAAGCTCATAGTCCTCTTTCAGCTTACTTGAGTAAGGATCAAGAACTGTACCCAAGATTCTCCAGATAATTTTTCAGGCTATGAATGTCTGAGAGGTATCTAAGGCTAATATTTACAGTCATAGCGGCTACATTACATAGAAGTCAGACAACTCAGGTGAGCTATATCAGCCCTACCTATTATGTTTGCAGTATCCACTATGAAGTAGGAATATAGCAATTTTACTTCTACATAATGATAACACTGTAGAATATTGTTTCCAAGTCACTTTTTACCACTAGCAACAGGTACTACAGATCAAAATTATGCTACAAACATCCCCCAGATGTATGGGAGGGCATGCACATAACAAACGCAGAGATATGATTTAGAAGTCTGTCATCAAAACATGCAATAAACCCAGGAACTCTTCAGTAAGCTAAATCCATTTGTCGTCAGTGGCAAATGCTATGTCTGGAATAATAGTTCCACCACATATAGTGTGCTGATAAAGTTGTGGTCTTTAACTATTCTGTGTTGTTCTGCAACTAATTTCCTCAGGCTGAGTTGAGCAAGGATGTACCTAGTAAGTCCTACATCATCCCGTTCTGTTTCAGTGGTGGTGTTTTAAAGTTCCACTTCTCAGTGACTTGTGAAACCAGGATCCTGATCACATGTGGTTATTAAAAGTACACCATCAACTTGAAAAAGGCTATCTGGAAAAACTAAGCAACTGTAacaaaagaatttgttttctatttctttgtagAACTGTCCTAGCTAACTGTAACCCTTACATACCCACTGTGCTTCAGAGGCCTAGAGGCAACAGGAGATGGATGTACAAGTCTAAATTGCCTAGAACAGCCTTATTTAAATCATCACAATTAAGTGCTgcaaactgttttaaaaattgctgaaaaataaGATAACCATCTCAAAACACTGGCAAGATTAGTCTCCCAGTTTAATTGAAACATGCCTGTCAGAACAaagagtttggggttttttttgtttttaatatagaaaTGTAACTATTGACCTAACCTGCATTCCTGTAAGGCAATTATCTTTACCTTTGTCTGAGATAGGCAGAATTCTACAGACCTACAATCAGAAATAACAATAGACTAGGCATCCCTGACCAACTGTTTTGTATAGTTACaaaatttttcttaaagctAGAAGAGGAGTAACGTACATGTCATGCTTAAAACTTGCTTTAAGAAGAACAACatcagaataatgaaaaaaaatgaatcataGGACACAAACTGACTTTCAGCACTGTATTTTATACTTCTAACAGAAatgctttatatatttttcattttaatcctCAAACATTATTTAGATAATTAACGTtagtttatttctgaaacaatatTCTGTTCCTGTTAATTAAGTAATATTTAGTTAGTACAAAAGTTGTTGTTTGCTTAAAaagtgcaattatttttaagagtAGAGAGGCACACTAATCTGAATATACCctgtatgaaatatttttcaaacataaacatgaaaaataaagtgaagaTTTTCTGAGACATCTGTATTTATCTCAGTTTTGTTGTGTGTCACAAGATGTATGTATAAGGAAGCAATATGTTTCCTTCGGTTTGTAAATAAGTCAGGATGAAGCAGAATTTGCACGTTAGTCATTAGCACATGAATTGGAACTCTTGTTATGAAATTCATCATCAGATTTACTCCACAGAACCCTAAGGAACTTTTAAGTTAAAACAAATTCTAGTGAAAGATACATAGGATGCTGACATCTGATTTTCTGACCAGGTAAGATCCAGGTAATAGTACAAAAGACTTCTCAGCTTCTACTGATACATCTCATACCAGgtaatttttcagttcttctaTTAAGTTTGCAGGAAAATATGTTAGACCCAAAACAGactgccaagggcagggaaaCAGATTAACAGAAATGAAACCAACgttttttctttgaaggacacaaagcagaaaagtgaTAGCAGAAGAGCTGTCACATGTATGAGTGTGGAAATTCTGACAAATATCTTACAGAATAGTTCAGACAGCTTTATTTAATACTGTCCTGGGATTCTCAGTACTCTCTCCAACCTCTTGTTTGCTTTAGGTAAGTGACTACAGACCATTTTCATTTGAAGCCATTTCTATGAGCAAACCAGACTCCACAGAAGGAGCTTTACATTCTCCCTTTCTGAATGATTTGTCAATTTAAAAATTGACTGTAGACACTCTTACACTGTACGCAGTTTAAAGTGTAGACACCAGATTTGATTAAGTGCTAAATCCCAATTAAGTGGAAAAATATGCCAGTTCAAGACACAGTGACTTTTTCTGTAAACCTTGTCCCATATTATATTGTTCTAACAAAGCTAAATCAATAGCAATAGCATTTCTCATCCCAAACTCACAACACATTTCTGTACCAGCTGgatattttgcagttttgtcAATTTTTGACATTCCTGGGCTACCAACAGAGCCCAAGGGAAGAAGCAACAATCCTTTGGTTTGCTTTATCACATGGTATTTCTCAACTATTGCTGATCCATCCAGTTCTTGTAGTACCAATTTTACCTTGTCTGTGACAGTCTGCCAATAATGAATTGTCTGAAGTTACAGGTGGCAATGCAGCTGTGTTTACATTGCATGTTGTTATACCACAAATACAAGCTGTAATCAATACAAACATCAGAACCAGATTTTGCAACAAACAAGCTTACAGGCCTTAACACTGCTccctaaaataataataacactTTAGTCTTCCCCAAGTAGTAACacttaaatcacattttctgctttaaagcaGAACCATTTCCActacagatgaaaaaaaaaaattgtttacaGCACAAAGgctaaaatacaaaaaggaaaacaatcacTAATGAAACCTCTTTTTATCTCAAAAGCTGGTCTTGAGGTTCAAAGACTAAGCTGTTCcatttgaatacatttttggATAGGAAAAGGGTAAATCCAAAATTGTAATCCTCAAGCTCTCTGCTTTTAGGCTAATACGAGAAACAGCTGATGTCAGAAGGACAACAGCTTAATACTTTACTCATGCAGATGTCTAGAAGTAATTTAGTTTTGACTGGGTTCTGATTACTTTTAAGTCTACATTAAGATCTACATGATTTCTTTTTGACCTTGCTTGAGACTTAAATCTGCAGGCATTCCCTTAAACATGCCAGCTGGAGTTTGTATACAGAGTTCTATGCAAACTTCAGTTCTATGCAAAACACTCCTAGTCCTTGTATTTggagaagattaaaaatatcattaatcCTGCAGCTGTATTATGCACAGGTATTTTTATGTTCAGTAAGTCAGTGGTTCGGTCACTCAAGCACAATTGGCACTGAAGCTCTTCTACCCAAACTAAACAGATCTCTAACAACAGCAGACTCTTATGAGGATCATTCTTCTTTCCCCTGGCTGAGGTTGAAGACAACACAGAAAGCACCTCTTCTCTTTTATTGTTACAGTGAAAGAATTTACTATGAGTTTCTGTAATCACCTGACATCAGGTAGCAAAAGGAATACTCTTGGGAAAAGGAGCTTTGTGCCAATGACCAGTGAACTTCTGAAGAACAGAAACGTTCTCAAAACATCTGAGACAGCCATGCAGCTACTACATGCAATACCTGGGTTGCTAAATCCATACTGTTCAGTAGGAAGACAAAAGACATCAGCTGTTGTATGAGGTTTGGTTTGCCCAGAACCTGATTCACAGTTTATCTCAGCTTGGCTGAGCTGGGCAAGCTGGTAAACAGTGTTTCCTGggcaaatactgaaaatacatgGCCAGGACACTGCCACCACTTCTATGATTTGGTGACCAATATTTAAGAGATCACCTTCACAAAAATATTAGGTTATTAATAGGTGATTGAAAACTTCTGAGAGTTGTGAGCAGGATCCTTGACAAGCTATTTTAAAGAGGTTGATTTCTGCCTTGAAGATCTGTTACAATTTTGGGGCTTCACTGTGTTGCTTTGCTGAAACAACTGGACTTGTAAAAACTACATTACATTTTAACAAAGACTTCTTTCATCTCCCCTAATACAGCAGATCttaaattagcatttaaaactgcagttttcaAAGATTGTTGGAGTGGCAGCCTGAGAACTGATAAGCAAACTTCTCTATGGCTGCTCTTGAACTACCCACATCATTAATGATCTAACAGGTCAGACtcaaaatggaacagaaaatttcttcccCCACCCCACTATTTAAAACTCTACAAGGTGTAAGATGGAGATGTGAGGATGGGAAAAATGAGCAGAAGggaaagaacagcagcaaatgcTCTAGAActaatcaaaagaaaattgctttgatGTAGAACTTGAGAGTCATAAACTCTCTCCTGCTAACCTTGGTATAGGAGTATGTCAGAAATGAGGGTGGAGATggtgaaggaaaagggaaattgCAGACACACAGGGAGCACTGGAAAGCATTCACACCCAGAAACAGTAAGTGACAAGTTTGGGTATCTGAAGTTTCTGCAGATGCTTTGCTGTTCTGAGGAGTCAGATAATATAGTTTTAGATGCTTAAGTGTAGATTATAGAGTTAAATTTGCAGTCATGTTTGGCTTTTATTAACTTGGAAGAGTTTTCAAACAGAGAAAGTTTTCAGATCATTATCAAACTTGTGTCTCTTGCTATTGGAAGATGTGGGAACGgacaaaaagctaaaaatttACCTAAGTATCCATCTTCAGCTACTAGTGTCTTCGTTTTGTTAATCAGAGCCCCCTGACCTAAGTTTTCCTCATATCATTGGTGCATAAAAGGTGGAGGTTTTATACACAGCATATTAGCAAAGTCTGAGATTTTGGGAATAAAACAAACCTGCCAGATGAGACATGCTGCTTCAAAATCCATTTAAGTGCAGCTATAAGCCACAGCACATCTATAATATCACAGAGGAAACTGTGCTGCCTGTTACACTGATTTCTGGAAGAAATCTCCAAAACAATCTGCTTAAGAACAGGCCTGATAGACACTACTCAGTTAAAAGTGTATTAAGTTTGGTAACCAGATGAAAGAAAACCTCTACTGAGCACATGTAGGAAAACATCACTAGCGCCATAATTTTTTGGCAATTGCAGACTTCAGTTACATTTAATTTAAGCATTTCTCCATGCCAAAAAACACAGTAAGAAAATGGCATAAGCATTTGAATTTATAAAGATAGAATCTGCAATGCCAGCtttatgttttctcttgttcaacTAAAAAGCTAATGTTTGCCTTCCTTTGAAATCAGAAGTATTTAGTACAGTGCTTCGGCTACACCATTTCACAAACCGATCtaaatccatttaaaatacCTTCTGTTAAGTGCTTTTATGGAAGACAGAGGGGAGCTAAAACATCAGGAAAGCATCTTTCTTTCCCTATCTGTGAACAATAAAAGCTACTAGACTGAAGGCGAACTTGAAGCCATCTTCATCATTTCACATTTCTCCTCCAGCTTGTCTAGTTTCTTACCCAAATCATTAGAGCTctatttcattataaaatttgCATGCAACAGATACTCACAAGTATGTAACAAAGAACCTATCTGCAagtaaaaataatgcattttactTCCTTACACCCTATACACAGATGTTTCCAATGAGTTTTTATAAGTTTGGTGTAACTCTGTAGGAACAGCATATGATCAAGTGCAATACACCTGAACAGCTTCAGAGCAATTTTGTGTAGTGTGCATCtccagaaaattaatattttatacatttatgGTAAGGGTGTA includes:
- the RHOQ gene encoding rho-related GTP-binding protein RhoQ isoform X3, yielding MAHGSAAVVLKCVVVGDGAVGKTCLLMSYANDAFPEEYVPTVFDHYAVSVTVGGKQYLLGLYDTAGQEDYDRLRPLSYPMTDVFLICFSVVNPASFQNVKEEWVPELKEYAPNVPFLLVGTQIDLRDDPKTLARLNDMKEKPVSVEQGQKLAKEEPTAMWSVQL
- the RHOQ gene encoding rho-related GTP-binding protein RhoQ isoform X2, with translation MRAGSGHGPWQRGGRAEVRGGGGRRRGQDMPADELRQRRLPRGVRAHRLRPLRSQRYRRGQAVPAGAVRHRRPVVNPASFQNVKEEWVPELKEYAPNVPFLLVGTQIDLRDDPKTLARLNDMKEKPVSVEQGQKLAKEIGAYCYVECSALTQKGLKTVFDEAIIAILTPKKHTVKKRIGSRCINCCLIT
- the RHOQ gene encoding rho-related GTP-binding protein RhoQ isoform X1, which encodes MAHGSAAVVLKCVVVGDGAVGKTCLLMSYANDAFPEEYVPTVFDHYAVSVTVGGKQYLLGLYDTAGQEDYDRLRPLSYPMTDVFLICFSVVNPASFQNVKEEWVPELKEYAPNVPFLLVGTQIDLRDDPKTLARLNDMKEKPVSVEQGQKLAKEIGAYCYVECSALTQKGLKTVFDEAIIAILTPKKHTVKKRIGSRCINCCLIT